A single genomic interval of Asinibacterium sp. OR53 harbors:
- a CDS encoding S1 RNA-binding domain-containing protein encodes MIRVGTYQVLKVNRKVEFGFYLDDGAEGILLPKRLAPKGLRAGDEVRVFVYHDSDNRLIATTQEAKGSVGDIVKLTVVAVTRQGAFLDWGLMKDLFVPTSKQLGGMRVGAEYLVKIYLDEMTGRVAATEKIEALLSNDELTVKEMELVDLVAYRPTELGYSMIINGKHTGLLHSNEIFRELSPGDKMQGFVKTIRPDNKIDVVIGKPGFQKVEDEATKILRLLQEHDGYLPYHDKSDPQAIYDFFGMSKKAFKMTTGNLYKQRKIEFTKTGIKALSDNT; translated from the coding sequence ATGATCAGGGTAGGAACATACCAGGTGTTGAAAGTGAACAGGAAAGTCGAATTCGGTTTCTACCTCGATGATGGCGCAGAAGGCATCCTGCTGCCCAAAAGGCTTGCCCCCAAAGGGTTACGGGCGGGAGACGAAGTGCGGGTCTTTGTGTACCACGATTCGGATAACCGGTTGATTGCTACTACGCAGGAAGCCAAAGGATCGGTTGGAGATATTGTAAAGTTAACAGTAGTGGCTGTTACACGCCAGGGCGCTTTTCTTGACTGGGGCTTAATGAAAGACCTGTTTGTTCCTACTTCCAAGCAATTGGGTGGTATGCGGGTAGGCGCCGAATACCTGGTGAAGATATACCTGGATGAAATGACCGGAAGGGTGGCTGCCACCGAAAAGATCGAAGCCCTGCTTTCCAACGACGAGCTCACGGTAAAAGAAATGGAATTGGTTGACCTGGTGGCCTATCGCCCCACAGAACTGGGTTATTCGATGATCATCAATGGAAAGCATACAGGCCTTCTTCACAGCAATGAAATATTCCGCGAGCTCAGTCCGGGCGATAAAATGCAGGGCTTTGTCAAAACCATCCGCCCCGATAATAAGATAGATGTAGTGATTGGAAAACCGGGCTTTCAGAAAGTGGAAGACGAAGCCACCAAAATATTACGACTGCTGCAGGAACACGACGGATACCTTCCTTACCACGATAAATCCGATCCACAAGCGATTTATGATTTCTTTGGCATGAGTAAGAAAGCATTTAAAATGACCACCGGAAACCTGTATAAACAACGGAAGATCGAGTTCACAAAAACAGGCATTAAGGCGCTTTCAGATAACACCTGA
- a CDS encoding ThiF family adenylyltransferase, translated as MIPYWMSRTQLMLGDEKVEKLMNKNVLVVGLGGVGGICAEMIARSGVGRMTIIDADTVDLSNANRQIPALHSTAGKLKAEVLADRLKDINPSLELTVLTEYIRDSRTIEILDAGQFDYAVDCIDTLSPKVHFIKACRERKIPIVSSLGAGGKVDPSQVKVTDISKTYECNLAKYVRKKLRGLGIRKGITVVFSAEKVDQSRVIETEKAYPKKSVIGTISYMPAIFGCTAASVVIRNLMD; from the coding sequence ATGATCCCTTACTGGATGAGCCGTACCCAGTTGATGCTGGGCGATGAAAAAGTGGAAAAACTGATGAACAAAAATGTACTCGTGGTGGGACTGGGTGGCGTTGGCGGTATCTGTGCCGAAATGATCGCGCGGTCGGGCGTGGGGCGCATGACGATCATCGACGCAGATACGGTAGACCTGAGTAATGCTAACCGGCAAATACCGGCACTGCATTCAACCGCCGGAAAACTGAAAGCAGAAGTGCTGGCAGACCGGTTGAAAGACATTAATCCGTCATTGGAATTGACGGTGCTTACCGAATACATACGCGATAGCCGTACCATTGAGATCCTGGATGCGGGGCAATTCGATTATGCAGTGGATTGCATCGATACTTTATCACCCAAAGTACATTTCATCAAAGCCTGCCGTGAAAGAAAAATACCGATCGTAAGCTCATTGGGCGCCGGAGGTAAAGTAGATCCTTCGCAAGTAAAAGTGACGGATATTTCCAAAACCTACGAGTGCAACCTGGCCAAGTATGTACGAAAGAAACTGCGCGGCTTGGGTATCCGTAAAGGGATTACGGTGGTATTCAGCGCCGAAAAAGTAGACCAGTCGCGCGTGATAGAAACAGAAAAAGCCTACCCTAAGAAATCTGTTATCGGTACCATCAGTTATATGCCGGCCATTTTTGGCTGTACCGCCGCCAGCGTGGTGATCAGAAACCTGATGGATTAA
- a CDS encoding DNA topoisomerase IV subunit B, with protein MAELKNTNEYTEESIRSLDWREHIRLRPGMYIGKLGDGSAPDDGIYVLLKEVVDNCIDEYTMGHGRQVEINIEGKKVTVRDYGRGIPLGKVVDVVSKINTGAKYDSKAFQKSVGLNGVGTKAVNALSQYFKVTAFRDGKEKTAEFEKGVLVNEHKEAKTTEENGTLVTFTPDESVFRNFHFIHEYLDNQLWNYCYLNAGLAIHLNGKKYISKNGLLDLLQRKTNPDELRYPIIHLKGNDIEVAMSHNNDYGEDLFSFVNGQFTTQGGTHQQAFREAYVKVVRDFFKKDYDASDIRTSIVAAVSVRVQEPVFESQTKTKLGSLNVYENGPSMKNFVLEFLSKELDNYLHRNPTIADALKKRIEQSERERKELAGIKKLANERAKKANLHNKKLRDCRVHLNDEPPSKNKEEFVSSQNNSTIFITEGDSASGSITKSRNVDTQAVFSLRGKPLNAYGLTKKVVYENEEFNLLQHALNIEDGLEGLRYNNIVIATDADVDGMHIRLLMMTFFLQFFPDLVKRGHVYILETPLFRVRNKQETLYCYDEGEKQKAITKLGGKPEITRFKGLGEISPEEFGRFIGEDMRVQPVILEQGDHIQQLLEYYMGKNTMERQDFIINNLRVELDEVETVI; from the coding sequence ATGGCCGAACTGAAGAATACAAACGAGTATACCGAAGAATCGATACGGTCGCTCGACTGGCGGGAACACATCCGGTTGAGGCCCGGTATGTACATTGGAAAGCTGGGCGATGGCTCCGCTCCAGATGATGGAATCTATGTATTGCTCAAAGAAGTTGTGGATAACTGCATCGATGAATATACCATGGGCCATGGCAGGCAGGTGGAGATCAACATCGAAGGCAAAAAGGTAACGGTGCGCGACTACGGACGAGGTATCCCCCTGGGTAAAGTGGTGGATGTGGTGAGTAAGATCAATACCGGCGCCAAATACGATAGCAAGGCATTCCAGAAAAGTGTGGGATTGAACGGTGTGGGTACGAAGGCGGTGAATGCATTGAGCCAGTATTTTAAAGTAACGGCTTTCCGTGATGGAAAAGAAAAAACAGCAGAGTTCGAGAAAGGCGTGCTGGTCAATGAGCACAAAGAAGCCAAAACCACGGAAGAAAACGGAACATTGGTAACCTTCACACCCGATGAAAGCGTATTCCGCAATTTCCATTTCATCCACGAATACCTCGATAACCAGTTATGGAACTATTGTTACCTCAACGCAGGGTTGGCCATACACCTGAACGGGAAAAAATACATCAGCAAGAACGGTCTGCTCGATCTGCTGCAACGCAAAACCAATCCGGATGAACTGCGTTATCCCATTATTCATTTAAAAGGAAATGATATAGAAGTCGCCATGTCGCATAACAACGATTATGGCGAAGACCTGTTTTCTTTCGTGAACGGACAATTCACCACACAGGGCGGCACCCACCAACAGGCTTTCAGGGAAGCTTATGTAAAAGTGGTGCGCGATTTTTTCAAGAAAGATTACGATGCATCCGATATACGTACCAGCATTGTGGCGGCTGTTTCGGTGCGGGTGCAGGAGCCCGTGTTTGAAAGCCAGACAAAGACCAAACTGGGATCGTTGAATGTGTATGAGAATGGACCCAGTATGAAAAATTTTGTGCTGGAATTTTTGTCGAAAGAACTGGATAACTACCTGCATCGCAACCCCACCATTGCCGATGCCCTGAAGAAAAGGATCGAGCAAAGCGAAAGAGAGCGAAAAGAACTGGCAGGCATTAAAAAACTGGCAAATGAGCGTGCTAAAAAAGCCAACCTGCACAATAAGAAACTGCGCGATTGCCGTGTGCACCTGAATGATGAGCCGCCTTCTAAGAACAAAGAAGAGTTTGTATCGTCGCAGAATAATAGCACCATTTTCATAACAGAGGGCGACAGCGCCAGTGGAAGTATTACCAAATCTAGGAATGTAGATACACAGGCCGTGTTCAGTCTCCGGGGTAAGCCGTTGAATGCTTATGGGCTGACCAAAAAAGTGGTATATGAAAATGAAGAGTTTAATTTGTTGCAGCATGCGTTGAATATCGAAGACGGACTGGAAGGCCTTCGATACAACAATATTGTCATCGCTACCGATGCCGATGTGGATGGTATGCACATCAGGTTGCTCATGATGACTTTCTTTTTACAGTTCTTCCCCGACCTGGTGAAAAGAGGGCATGTATATATTCTGGAAACACCGCTGTTCCGGGTGCGTAATAAACAAGAGACCTTGTATTGTTACGATGAAGGAGAAAAACAAAAAGCCATCACCAAACTGGGAGGCAAGCCTGAGATCACGCGCTTCAAAGGATTGGGAGAGATATCACCCGAAGAGTTCGGACGCTTCATTGGCGAAGACATGCGTGTGCAACCGGTTATCCTCGAGCAGGGCGATCATATACAGCAATTGCTGGAATATTATATGGGAAAGAATACCATGGAAAGACAAGACTTCATCATCAATAACCTGCGGGTAGAACTGGATGAAGTGGAAACGGTCATTTAA
- a CDS encoding DNA gyrase/topoisomerase IV subunit A: MAKEKKENRIFENETGVQGQYKNWFLEYASYVILERAVPAIEDGLKPVQRRILHSMKEMDDGRFNKVANIIGQSMQFHPHGDASIGDALVNLGQKDLLIDTQGNWGDVRTGDEAAASRYIEARLSKFALEVAFNAKTTNWQLSYDGRKNEPVTLPMKFPLLLAQGADGIAVGLSTKILPHNFSELIEASIKCLKGRKYELYPDFQTGGMIDVSNYNDGKRGGKVRVRSRIEELDKKTLVIRDVPYGVTTSQLMESITKANDQGKIKIRKVIDVTASEVEIQIDLAAGISPDITIDALYAFTDCEVSISPNACVISEQRPVFLGVHELLQVSTENTKNLLGRELEIKLAELEDKWHYTSLEKIFFEEKIYKELEQKHATWDKVIEAIDKAFVPFKKKLKRPIEREDILKLTEKPVRRIYRLDINELNEQIKGIEADIKQVKYDLEHLTDFAVAYFETLLKKYGKGRERKTEIREFDTIQVKHVAIANTKLYLNRAEGFIGTGLKKDEFLCDCSDYDDIIAFTKAGTMKVVKVADKVFIGKDIIHAAVFQKNDERTTYNMIYVDGASGVSYAKRFNVTGVTRDKEYNLTKGSEKSKVHYFTPNLNGEAEVVKVVLSPNCSARIKEFDFYFEELEIKGRSSMGNQVTKYPIKTVKFKEAGRATLAGRKLWFDDKFGRLNTESKGQYLGSFEEEKVLVLYEDGSYELTDTELTQRFEPEKIILIEKFDPEKVITAVYLDNEKAQFNIKRFKIETTTLKTQFLFIKEGKGNRLETATTDENPILTVHSGKGTQIRKAKFKVASMVEVMGWKAVGAKLTDFNKSIEMEWEHRPKEENTAPELFG, encoded by the coding sequence ATGGCGAAAGAAAAGAAAGAGAACAGGATTTTTGAAAACGAGACCGGTGTACAGGGACAGTATAAGAACTGGTTCCTGGAATATGCTTCTTATGTAATACTGGAAAGGGCGGTGCCGGCTATTGAAGATGGGTTGAAACCGGTACAACGGCGCATCCTTCATTCCATGAAAGAAATGGATGATGGACGCTTCAATAAAGTGGCCAATATCATTGGTCAGAGTATGCAGTTCCACCCGCATGGCGATGCCAGTATTGGCGACGCATTGGTGAACCTCGGGCAAAAAGACCTGCTCATTGACACACAGGGAAACTGGGGCGATGTAAGAACCGGTGATGAAGCGGCTGCCTCGCGTTATATTGAAGCGCGTTTGTCGAAGTTCGCGCTGGAAGTGGCTTTCAATGCCAAGACCACTAACTGGCAGTTGAGTTATGATGGAAGAAAGAACGAGCCGGTTACCCTGCCTATGAAATTCCCTTTGCTGTTGGCGCAGGGGGCTGATGGTATTGCAGTGGGACTTTCAACCAAAATATTGCCGCATAATTTCAGTGAACTGATCGAGGCTTCGATCAAATGCCTGAAAGGAAGAAAATACGAGTTGTATCCCGATTTCCAAACGGGAGGCATGATTGATGTGTCTAACTATAACGATGGAAAAAGAGGCGGCAAGGTAAGGGTACGCTCACGCATAGAAGAATTGGATAAGAAAACGCTGGTCATCCGCGATGTGCCTTATGGTGTTACTACATCACAGCTGATGGAAAGTATCACCAAAGCGAATGATCAGGGAAAGATCAAGATCAGGAAAGTGATCGATGTTACCGCCAGTGAAGTAGAAATACAGATCGATCTCGCGGCGGGCATATCACCCGATATCACCATTGATGCCCTATACGCTTTTACCGATTGTGAAGTGAGCATTTCACCCAACGCCTGCGTGATCAGTGAACAGAGACCGGTATTTCTGGGCGTGCATGAATTGTTACAGGTATCTACAGAAAATACCAAAAACCTGCTGGGACGCGAGTTGGAGATCAAACTGGCAGAACTGGAAGACAAATGGCATTATACCTCACTCGAAAAAATATTCTTTGAAGAAAAGATATACAAAGAGCTGGAGCAAAAGCACGCTACCTGGGACAAAGTAATTGAAGCCATTGACAAAGCATTTGTTCCCTTCAAGAAAAAACTGAAACGCCCCATTGAGCGGGAAGACATACTCAAACTCACCGAAAAACCGGTGCGGAGGATCTATCGTCTCGATATCAATGAACTCAATGAACAGATCAAAGGCATTGAAGCAGATATCAAACAGGTGAAATACGACCTGGAGCACCTGACTGATTTTGCAGTGGCTTATTTCGAAACCCTGCTGAAGAAATACGGGAAAGGACGCGAACGTAAAACGGAGATCAGGGAATTCGATACCATCCAGGTGAAACACGTGGCCATCGCCAATACCAAACTGTACCTGAACAGGGCCGAAGGCTTTATTGGTACGGGTTTGAAGAAAGATGAGTTCTTATGTGATTGTTCGGACTACGACGATATCATTGCTTTTACAAAAGCAGGTACGATGAAAGTGGTGAAGGTAGCCGATAAGGTCTTCATTGGAAAAGACATCATACACGCCGCAGTGTTCCAGAAGAACGATGAACGCACTACCTACAACATGATCTATGTTGATGGAGCCAGCGGTGTAAGCTATGCCAAGCGCTTCAATGTAACTGGTGTTACCAGGGATAAAGAATACAACCTTACCAAAGGGTCGGAGAAAAGTAAAGTGCATTATTTCACGCCCAACCTCAATGGTGAAGCAGAAGTAGTGAAAGTGGTACTGAGTCCCAATTGTTCAGCCCGCATCAAAGAGTTCGATTTTTATTTCGAAGAACTGGAGATCAAAGGCCGGAGCAGTATGGGTAACCAGGTAACCAAGTATCCCATCAAAACCGTTAAATTCAAAGAAGCGGGAAGGGCTACACTGGCCGGCAGAAAACTGTGGTTCGATGATAAATTCGGCAGGTTGAATACGGAAAGCAAAGGCCAATACCTGGGCAGTTTTGAAGAAGAAAAAGTATTGGTCTTATACGAAGATGGCAGTTACGAATTGACGGATACGGAACTTACCCAGCGTTTCGAACCCGAAAAGATCATCCTCATCGAAAAATTCGATCCGGAAAAAGTGATCACCGCTGTTTATCTCGATAATGAGAAAGCACAGTTCAACATCAAGCGCTTTAAGATAGAGACCACTACGCTGAAGACGCAGTTCCTCTTTATCAAAGAAGGCAAAGGCAATCGCCTGGAAACAGCCACTACAGATGAAAACCCTATACTGACAGTGCATTCAGGAAAGGGTACCCAAATACGCAAAGCGAAATTCAAAGTAGCCAGTATGGTAGAAGTGATGGGATGGAAAGCTGTAGGCGCCAAGCTCACCGATTTCAATAAGAGTATTGAAATGGAGTGGGAGCACCGGCCCAAAGAAGAAAATACAGCGCCCGAATTGTTTGGCTAA
- a CDS encoding YCF48-related protein: MRFLKIISCAGLLWVAPAAQAQPPSLQLLQSGKRVSLRGLSVVNDSLVWVSGSGGTVARSADGGRSWTWLTVPGYEKRDFRDIEAFDDRTAVIMGIAEPAVILKTTDGGASWHKVFEDSTKGMFLDAMHFANEKTGIVIGDPINKKAFFARTYDGGDTWEKLNTASFPELAEGEAFFASSGTNVKLTSFNKEYTVTFISGGRRSNLWTGFYHKDSLPLMQGLESTGANSIAVNESVNRAVVVGGDFAKDTISSGNCVLLSIQPGGVQVSKPYTPPHGYRSCVIYLNNQQLVTCGTSGVDISTDGGMNWLLISKEGFHVVQKAKNGKAVYLAGGGGKIARLQIP, encoded by the coding sequence ATGCGGTTTTTAAAAATTATTTCCTGTGCGGGGTTGTTATGGGTGGCGCCTGCTGCTCAGGCCCAGCCCCCTTCTCTTCAATTGTTGCAGTCTGGCAAACGGGTGAGTTTGCGTGGATTGAGTGTTGTAAACGATAGCCTGGTATGGGTCAGTGGCAGCGGGGGCACGGTAGCACGGTCTGCAGACGGTGGCCGTAGCTGGACATGGCTTACCGTTCCGGGCTATGAAAAAAGGGATTTCAGGGATATCGAGGCTTTTGACGATCGAACGGCGGTGATCATGGGCATTGCAGAACCTGCAGTGATCCTGAAAACCACCGATGGTGGCGCCAGCTGGCATAAAGTGTTTGAAGACAGTACCAAAGGCATGTTCCTCGATGCCATGCATTTTGCCAACGAAAAAACAGGCATCGTAATAGGCGACCCCATCAATAAAAAAGCTTTTTTCGCCCGCACTTACGACGGGGGCGATACCTGGGAAAAACTGAATACGGCTTCTTTTCCCGAACTGGCCGAGGGAGAAGCCTTTTTTGCTTCCAGCGGTACCAATGTTAAGCTCACCAGTTTCAACAAGGAATACACAGTTACTTTTATTTCGGGCGGCAGGAGATCTAATCTCTGGACTGGTTTCTACCACAAAGATTCGCTACCATTAATGCAGGGATTGGAAAGTACAGGCGCCAATTCCATTGCAGTGAACGAATCGGTAAACAGGGCGGTGGTGGTTGGCGGCGATTTTGCCAAAGACACCATCAGCTCAGGCAATTGCGTATTGTTATCCATTCAACCGGGCGGTGTTCAGGTATCGAAGCCTTACACCCCTCCGCATGGATACCGGTCATGCGTGATCTATTTGAATAACCAGCAACTGGTTACCTGCGGTACTTCCGGGGTGGATATTTCCACTGATGGGGGGATGAATTGGTTGCTCATCAGTAAAGAAGGGTTCCATGTGGTACAAAAAGCCAAAAACGGCAAGGCTGTATACCTGGCAGGAGGCGGCGGAAAAATCGCCCGGCTGCAGATTCCTTAA
- a CDS encoding exo-beta-N-acetylmuramidase NamZ domain-containing protein yields MVQFGVDILLQQSPSWKKAAIGLVTNHAATTHALQPSRRALLEAGFNIRVLFAPEHGLDARGADGQAMQDGSDPLTGLPIVSLYGPKLAPSEGDLAGIDILLFDIPDIGARFYTYLWTLSYVIEAAAHFQKPLVILDRPNPVSGNMHLAEGPMMEPDTASFIGRWPVPVRHSCTLGELALYFNAARKLGASIEVVACKGWDRNSFQPDWDIPFVPTSPAIQDFQSMLLYPGLCMLEATNISEGRGTHHAFRVAGAPWINGPVLANGLKEMSEEGLSVHATEFTPSEGKYAGERCNGVKMEITAPDRFQSVWSGLLLIKLIQSLYPKEFAWAPYPTHVNPSGKGHLDKLTGLCNSEALFSLPLPAFLAAITKHTRVDDWKAATAAYLLY; encoded by the coding sequence ATGGTACAATTTGGCGTTGACATTCTCCTGCAACAATCTCCTTCCTGGAAAAAAGCGGCCATCGGACTGGTGACCAATCATGCGGCTACCACCCATGCATTACAACCATCACGCCGGGCATTACTGGAAGCAGGTTTCAATATTCGCGTACTTTTCGCACCGGAACATGGGCTCGATGCAAGGGGGGCCGACGGACAAGCCATGCAGGATGGCAGTGATCCGCTAACGGGCTTACCTATTGTCAGTTTATACGGACCAAAACTAGCCCCTTCGGAAGGTGATCTTGCCGGCATAGATATTTTATTGTTTGATATACCGGATATCGGCGCCCGTTTTTATACTTATCTCTGGACGCTTTCGTATGTAATCGAAGCTGCTGCTCATTTTCAAAAACCATTGGTGATATTGGACCGGCCCAACCCTGTTTCGGGCAATATGCATTTGGCAGAAGGCCCTATGATGGAACCGGATACTGCTTCCTTTATCGGCCGCTGGCCTGTTCCGGTAAGACATAGTTGCACTTTGGGAGAACTGGCGCTTTACTTCAATGCCGCACGAAAACTTGGTGCATCTATTGAAGTAGTTGCTTGCAAAGGATGGGACAGGAATAGTTTCCAACCCGATTGGGATATTCCTTTTGTTCCTACTTCACCTGCTATACAAGATTTTCAAAGCATGTTATTGTACCCGGGTCTTTGCATGCTCGAAGCCACCAATATTAGTGAAGGGCGTGGCACTCATCATGCATTCCGTGTAGCGGGAGCACCTTGGATCAACGGGCCTGTTTTGGCAAACGGACTAAAAGAAATGAGTGAGGAAGGATTATCTGTGCATGCAACTGAATTCACTCCATCTGAAGGTAAGTATGCGGGCGAACGCTGCAATGGAGTAAAGATGGAAATAACAGCACCTGATCGCTTTCAATCTGTCTGGAGCGGGTTGTTGCTGATCAAACTCATTCAATCTTTGTATCCGAAAGAATTTGCCTGGGCTCCTTATCCAACGCATGTAAACCCTTCTGGTAAAGGACACCTTGATAAGCTAACAGGATTGTGTAACAGTGAAGCCCTTTTTAGCTTGCCACTTCCCGCTTTCCTTGCAGCTATTACGAAACATACCCGCGTTGATGACTGGAAAGCGGCAACGGCTGCATATCTTTTATATTAA
- a CDS encoding SRPBCC family protein, which produces MAKAYAFITRWQVRAPLEQVWDLIYDSVQWPQWWKGVLAVSVIKAGDETGLGGVRKYTWKSVLPYRLEFDMELVVIDRYRYMKGIAAGELDGIGEWYFEEKDGITYVQYNWNVFTRKAWMNACHFMLKPVFEFNHHQVMAWGAKGLARKLNAELLSCRSNAY; this is translated from the coding sequence ATGGCTAAAGCTTATGCATTCATTACCCGCTGGCAAGTACGTGCTCCCTTAGAGCAAGTATGGGACCTTATCTATGATTCGGTACAATGGCCGCAGTGGTGGAAAGGTGTATTGGCCGTATCGGTTATCAAAGCAGGCGATGAAACAGGCCTGGGAGGTGTGCGGAAATATACCTGGAAGAGTGTGTTACCTTATCGGTTGGAATTCGATATGGAACTGGTGGTGATAGACCGTTACAGGTATATGAAGGGTATTGCGGCAGGAGAACTGGATGGAATAGGTGAATGGTATTTTGAGGAAAAAGACGGGATCACTTATGTTCAATATAACTGGAATGTATTTACCAGGAAAGCATGGATGAACGCCTGTCATTTTATGCTGAAACCTGTTTTCGAATTCAATCACCACCAGGTGATGGCCTGGGGGGCAAAGGGATTGGCCCGTAAATTGAACGCTGAATTGCTCAGTTGCCGTTCAAACGCTTATTGA
- a CDS encoding GIY-YIG nuclease family protein, producing MGLFMFITYIIYSAIKDRFYIGYTGDDISERIRKHNTNHKGFTGGVGDWSLKYAETFLSKELAYKREREIKSWKSRKRIEELINSTD from the coding sequence ATGGGGCTTTTTATGTTCATAACCTATATCATATATTCTGCTATAAAAGACCGGTTCTACATCGGGTATACAGGCGATGATATATCTGAACGCATAAGAAAACACAATACTAATCATAAAGGTTTTACCGGAGGAGTCGGAGATTGGAGCCTTAAATATGCTGAGACTTTTTTATCTAAAGAACTCGCATATAAACGAGAAAGGGAGATAAAAAGCTGGAAGAGTAGAAAAAGAATAGAGGAGTTGATTAACTCAACAGATTAG
- a CDS encoding cation transporter, producing the protein MAKVRKLLALAAGLNTIIFVGEMLGGAEGHSTSLIMDGVHNFSDELALVCLFLAYLLPVTMSRNFQRLANVLNSIGLISISVFLIWQSVNNIIHPVPTIGYIPLIAGLLAAIANWGVARILYSIKDRNAAIRLTYIHIVGDVYVSLAPVVAGLLVLLTGKYIFDPIIAILVGVWLIWATIKEIAHSHDELIWPEHVADQ; encoded by the coding sequence ATGGCCAAAGTCAGAAAACTCCTTGCATTAGCTGCCGGACTTAACACCATTATATTCGTTGGCGAAATGCTTGGTGGCGCCGAAGGGCATAGCACCAGCCTGATCATGGATGGAGTACATAATTTTTCTGATGAACTGGCGCTGGTTTGTCTTTTTCTGGCTTACCTGTTGCCTGTTACCATGTCGCGCAATTTCCAGCGCCTGGCCAATGTGCTCAATTCCATCGGACTCATTTCCATCAGCGTTTTCCTGATATGGCAATCTGTGAATAATATCATTCATCCTGTGCCAACTATTGGCTATATACCATTGATAGCCGGACTACTGGCAGCCATTGCTAACTGGGGTGTTGCCAGGATATTGTATTCCATTAAAGACAGAAACGCTGCTATTCGTCTCACCTATATACACATTGTAGGCGATGTGTATGTTTCACTGGCGCCCGTGGTTGCAGGCCTGCTGGTGTTATTGACAGGCAAATATATCTTTGACCCCATCATCGCCATTTTAGTAGGCGTATGGTTGATCTGGGCTACCATCAAAGAAATTGCACATTCTCACGATGAGCTCATCTGGCCGGAGCATGTAGCTGATCAATAA
- a CDS encoding DUF1835 domain-containing protein translates to MIHIVFEQTNVAILQKAMELDEALQGEVVEIKDDYAVGPLLNIYETEGYQARRDWWKTLLEYSPYTDSLNIVDDKLAVHQLLKVIDEQPEQELWIWMGQNAHDVCSYYWLMSQLKEYQGRVQVLYLNNLPFINEKGNIFYPTHLHEIQPKEFRKAMRLARPITLSEFEVDPDEWKKLCQENAMVRFLEGGKKITGKEVDFYDKDIFANLNGAMKLGRLLSTTLGKMKVQTGDVFLVWRIRELAAEGKLEIAGDWNKGWKEIVVKLPGTGAVVTETVEEEQG, encoded by the coding sequence ATGATTCATATAGTATTTGAACAGACGAACGTAGCAATATTGCAAAAGGCAATGGAACTCGATGAGGCTTTACAGGGAGAAGTAGTAGAGATCAAAGACGATTATGCGGTTGGGCCGCTGCTGAACATTTATGAAACAGAAGGATACCAGGCCCGGCGCGACTGGTGGAAGACCCTTTTGGAATATTCGCCCTATACCGATTCGTTGAATATAGTGGATGATAAACTGGCAGTACACCAATTATTGAAAGTAATCGATGAACAGCCGGAACAGGAATTATGGATATGGATGGGACAGAACGCACATGATGTATGCAGTTACTATTGGCTGATGAGCCAGTTGAAAGAATACCAGGGACGCGTGCAGGTATTGTACCTGAACAATCTTCCGTTCATCAATGAGAAAGGAAATATTTTTTATCCTACCCATCTCCACGAAATACAACCCAAAGAATTCCGTAAAGCCATGCGCCTGGCTCGTCCCATTACCCTCAGTGAGTTTGAAGTAGATCCGGATGAATGGAAGAAATTATGCCAGGAAAATGCAATGGTGCGGTTCCTGGAAGGAGGTAAAAAAATCACCGGTAAAGAAGTGGATTTTTACGATAAAGACATCTTTGCCAACCTCAACGGCGCCATGAAACTGGGTAGATTGCTGAGCACTACATTGGGAAAAATGAAAGTGCAAACCGGCGATGTGTTCCTGGTATGGCGTATCAGGGAACTGGCAGCAGAAGGGAAACTGGAAATTGCCGGCGACTGGAATAAAGGATGGAAAGAGATCGTAGTAAAATTACCCGGTACCGGTGCAGTAGTAACGGAAACAGTAGAAGAAGAACAAGGATAA